One Malus sylvestris chromosome 14, drMalSylv7.2, whole genome shotgun sequence DNA segment encodes these proteins:
- the LOC126598357 gene encoding uncharacterized protein LOC126598357 isoform X2 has protein sequence MNRSKTVAFIWLLYALFFYSLFRVALRNSDSSRNYSSASDAVISNKDRRSALYDQMGRDLKDHGPVFLNRGGRTSQSLSLSDIFTIRDGSVAPVLKAANPPVRANVLYLSTQYSLPISKALKPILDPYFDKAIWFQNSSLYHFSMFHASHHISPIPATQDEIETEVAAVRTITQGLCPLKIVLDRVVLTSTGVLLGCWQVTSGSDPITIRAKLRTALPHAPEKQLYDAAILHTSFARLLGHPKASSKVLSNTSDQIHFFQELVHHLNNELQGFEAVVSELWYVEEFEVLALALNGRMKARRFQLGCSRS, from the exons ATGAATCGCTCCAAGACCGTAGCTTTCATCTGGCTCCTCTATGCCTTGTTTTTCTACTCACTCTTCCGAGTGGCCCTCAGGAACTCAGACTCCTCACGCAATTACTCCTCCGCCTCCG ATGCTGTGATTTCGAATAAGGACCGGAGGTCTGCATTATACGATCAGATGGGTCGGGATTTGAAAGACCACGGACCGGTTTTTCTCAACCGCGGCGGCCGGACCTCTCAGTCTCTGTCACTTTCTGATATTTTTACGATAAGGGATGGATCTGTAGCACCTGTACTTAAG GCAGCAAATCCTCCTGTTCGTGCTAATGTGTTGTATCTGAGCACGCAGTACTCGCTTCCGATTTC GAAGGCGCTCAAACCTATTCTCGATCCTTACTTCGATAAGG CAATCTGGTTTCAGAACTCGAGCTTGTATCATTTTAGTATGTTTCATGCCTCGCATCATATTTCACCCATTCCTGCTACTCAAGACGAGAT TGAAACCGAAGTAGCTGCCGTTAGGACTATTACACAGGGTCTCTGCCCTTTAAAAATTGTCTTGGACAGAGTGGTCTTGACCTCAACAGGTGTGCTTCTTGGGTGCTGGCAG GTAACCTCTGGATCAGATCCTATAACCATTCGAGCAAAATTGAGGACCGCACTTCCACATGCACCAGAAAAGCAACTT TATGATGCTGCCATTCTTCATACTTCATTTGCAAGGCTTCTTGGTCACCCAAAAGCATCATCCAAG GTGCTATCTAATACTTCAGATCAAATCCACTTCTTCCAAGAGCTTGTTCATCATCTAAACAACGAACTCCAAGGATTTGAG GCAGTGGTATCTGAGCTCTGGTATGTGGAGGAATTTGAAGTTTTGGCTCTAGCATTGAACGGAAGAATGAAGGCGCGCAGGTTCCAACTTGGCTGCTCAAGAAGTTGA
- the LOC126598357 gene encoding uncharacterized protein LOC126598357 isoform X1 yields MNRSKTVAFIWLLYALFFYSLFRVALRNSDSSRNYSSASDAVISNKDRRSALYDQMGRDLKDHGPVFLNRGGRTSQSLSLSDIFTIRDGSVAPVLKAANPPVRANVLYLSTQYSLPISKALKPILDPYFDKAIWFQNSSLYHFSMFHASHHISPIPATQDEIETEVAAVRTITQGLCPLKIVLDRVVLTSTGVLLGCWQVTSGSDPITIRAKLRTALPHAPEKQLHLLICSRCLLQYDAAILHTSFARLLGHPKASSKVLSNTSDQIHFFQELVHHLNNELQGFEAVVSELWYVEEFEVLALALNGRMKARRFQLGCSRS; encoded by the exons ATGAATCGCTCCAAGACCGTAGCTTTCATCTGGCTCCTCTATGCCTTGTTTTTCTACTCACTCTTCCGAGTGGCCCTCAGGAACTCAGACTCCTCACGCAATTACTCCTCCGCCTCCG ATGCTGTGATTTCGAATAAGGACCGGAGGTCTGCATTATACGATCAGATGGGTCGGGATTTGAAAGACCACGGACCGGTTTTTCTCAACCGCGGCGGCCGGACCTCTCAGTCTCTGTCACTTTCTGATATTTTTACGATAAGGGATGGATCTGTAGCACCTGTACTTAAG GCAGCAAATCCTCCTGTTCGTGCTAATGTGTTGTATCTGAGCACGCAGTACTCGCTTCCGATTTC GAAGGCGCTCAAACCTATTCTCGATCCTTACTTCGATAAGG CAATCTGGTTTCAGAACTCGAGCTTGTATCATTTTAGTATGTTTCATGCCTCGCATCATATTTCACCCATTCCTGCTACTCAAGACGAGAT TGAAACCGAAGTAGCTGCCGTTAGGACTATTACACAGGGTCTCTGCCCTTTAAAAATTGTCTTGGACAGAGTGGTCTTGACCTCAACAGGTGTGCTTCTTGGGTGCTGGCAG GTAACCTCTGGATCAGATCCTATAACCATTCGAGCAAAATTGAGGACCGCACTTCCACATGCACCAGAAAAGCAACTT CACTTGCTAATCTGCAGCCGTTGTCTCCTGCAGTATGATGCTGCCATTCTTCATACTTCATTTGCAAGGCTTCTTGGTCACCCAAAAGCATCATCCAAG GTGCTATCTAATACTTCAGATCAAATCCACTTCTTCCAAGAGCTTGTTCATCATCTAAACAACGAACTCCAAGGATTTGAG GCAGTGGTATCTGAGCTCTGGTATGTGGAGGAATTTGAAGTTTTGGCTCTAGCATTGAACGGAAGAATGAAGGCGCGCAGGTTCCAACTTGGCTGCTCAAGAAGTTGA